gaattccaggatttggggaattcCAGGACTgggggaattccaggattttaggaaggaaaatttcaggattttgggaaggggaatctcaggatttggggaagggaaattcaggatttggggaaattcAGGATTTAAGGAagagaattccaggattttaggAAGGGGAAattcaggatttggggaagggaatttcaggatttggggctgtCCAGGATTTTGGGACTTCTAggatgatggaattttgggtatttcaggattttggaaaggagaattccaggattttgggatgtccAAGATTTTGAGACATTCAGTATTTTTGGGAAATTCAGGATATTTGAGAAGGATATTTTaattcaggatttttggggCGTTCAGAGTTAAAGGAGGGGAACACGCACATTTATTGTgatttccccccccccccccagtttctgggattttggggtgaattcccgggattttggggtcGGGGGGGTCCCTCACACATCCAGGGCAGGGCGGTCCCGCAGGGATGATCCCAGTTCAATCCCAGTTTCatcccagtttgatcccagtgcacacacacatttattgtgatttttttccccaattcccgggattttggggtcGGGGGGTCCGTCACAGACCCAGGGCAGGGCGGTCCCGCAGGGAtgatcccagagctcccagttcAATCCCAGTTcgatcccagtgctcccagtacacCCCAGTACATGGATAAAAGCCACGAGATGTGGGAATCGCCGGCGATGCGCGGGACCCGCTCGGATCAGGCGCTAGCCAGGGCAGCCCCGTCGCTGTGGTAACGGCGGGTTTCCAATCAGGCGCTGCGCGGGGCAGCCCCGTTGCTATGGCAGAGGGGGGCCTTCTTTGTTAGCGGTGTGAGGGCAGCCCCGTCGCTATGGTAACGGCGGATTTCCAATCAGGCGCTGCGCGGGGCAGCCCCGTTGCTATGGCAGAGGGGGGCCTTCTTTGATAGCGGTGCGAGGGCAGCCCCGTCGCTATGGTAACGGCGGGTTTCCAATCAGGCGCTACGCGGGGCAGCCCCGTTGCTATAGCAGCGGGGGCCTTCCTGAGGGCTCGCAGTATGGCGGCGCCCATGGCCGGCGCGGTGCCGGGTGAGGGTggcggggcagccccgggatccccggcgggagcggcgggagcggcaCCGAACAGCGGCCGCTGTTCCCGCAGggcccgggccggggcggggctgAGCCGGGAGCGAGCGGAGCGCCGGGAATGGCGGAcgggccggggcggggctgAGCCCGGAGCGAGCGGAGCGCCGAGCACCGGGCACCGGGAATGGCGGGAATGGCGGACGGGCCGGGGCGCGCCGGGGTGAGTGGGGACGGGGAGACGGGGGGAGCCAGGTGAGATCCAGGTGAGATGGGCTGGGATCCAGGTGAGATGAAAACGGATCCAGGTGGGATCCaggtgaggcagggctgggatccagggCTGGGATCCAGGTGGGATCCaggtgaggcagggctgggatccaggTGGGATCCAGGTGGGATCCAGGTGGGAACTCCCCAGTGACTCGTTTTTAGTGTGTGGGGATTCCCGGTGCTTCCGTTTCTCCACGGGAATTTGTGTCTctccccaggctgccagggcCCGCAGCAGGTTACCAGGTAAGTGTCCTcacctgtccccatccccctcACCTGCCCTCACCTGCTCTCCAGGTGATTTGGATCCCTGGCaatgctgggatggggaggggtcACTGGGACGGGGAATGTTCCGGGAGCTTTTCCCACCTGCCTGGTACAGGGAGctcacctgagctcacctgggattacctgggctcacctggagctcacctgggagctcacctgggattacctgggctcacctggagctcacctgggctcacctgggctcacctgagctcacctgggcgTTGTCCTGTCCCAGATCCCATCGAGGACGTGCTCGGGGACCTCCTGGGGTTCGATGGTAAAATGGGAGCTGCCCACGGGATCACCTGGGAATTACCTGGGATCACTTGGGAATCACTAGATGGGATCACCTGGAGGGAATAAACTGGAGGGGATCACTTGGAGGGAATCATCTGGGGTTACCTGGGGGGAATCACCTGGAGGGGATTACCTGGGATCACCGGGGAATCACCTGGGAGTCACCTGGGTGGAGGAagtcccctccctcccccgtTCCCACCTGGATGGGATCACCTGGGGTCACTTTGGAGTCACTGGGAATCACCTGGAGGGAATCCCCTGGGGTCACCTGGAGGGGATCACCTGGAGGGAACCCCCCGTCCCCGTCCCCTGCCCGCCCCTGACCCCCCCCGTTCCAGAGCCGCCCCCCGCTCCCCGTTCCCGCGGCTCCCGCGCCCCCTTCCCGCAGGTGAGCCCCAGGTGagtccccagcccctccccctgcacctccccagccctgtgctcccacctgggagcacctgggacccctccccacccctgaCTGGGCCTGCAGGGGGGGCCTGGATGGAGATTCCGGAGGGAAATTCCCGACGGAGAGCGAGGAGGGGGCGCAGGTGAGCGGGGACGGGATTCCCCGGGGGACTCGGGGGTCCcacctgggctgcaggtgagggcaggggctgctcctccccccaggagcacctggagcacctggatgggctggaggagctggaggagctggatgaGCTGGATGCAGAAATCCTGGGAATGGCCAGAGCCAGGAAAGGCACCgggaagggaatggggaaaggtAAAGGGAGTTCCTGTGGGatcaaaccccaaaaatgtGGGATCAAATCCCAAAAACGTGAGATCAAACCCCATTAATGTGGATGAAACCCCAAAAATGTGAGATCAAATCCCAAAAATGTGGGATCAAATCCCAAAAACGTGAGATCAAACCCCATTAATGTGGATGAAATCCCAAAAATGTGGGATCAAACCCCATTAATGTGGGATTAAACCCTATTCCTTATTCCCAGATCCCAAGTTCCCTCTGGAAAAGCcgttcctgcaggaggagccggcccggggacagagcagggacagcggtgaggggacatgggggacactgggggacaggggggacaggggggacaggggggacaggggactgcagagctggtgacactgagggatgtcccagtgctggtgacaCTGAGGGATGTCCCAGTGTTGGTGACaccagggatgtccccagtgCTGGTGACACTCAGGGatgtcccagtgctggtgacaCCCGGGatgtcccagtgctggtgacaccagggatgtccccagtgCTGGTGACACTCAGGGATGTCCCCAGTGCTGGTGACACTCAGGGatgtcccagtgctggtgacaCCCGGGATGTCCCAGTGTTGGTGACACTGAGGGATGTCCCCAGTGCTGGTGACACTCAGggatgtccccagtgccatCAGTGccatcccccccagccccgccacGTCCCGATGTCACCTTTGGGGACGATGTCGATGCCCTGGTGGATTCCCTGGGACTTGGGAGCGGCAGCGACGGAGCCGGGAATGCACCGGGAGCAGCgggacaggggtggggacaggtACTGGGTGGGtacagggacagggtggggatggggacagggacagggacaggggtggggacagggacaggggtggggacagggacagggtggggacagggacagggacagggacagggtggggcacagggacagggtggggacagggacaggcacagggtggagacagggatggggacagggatggggacagggacagggatggggacagggacaggggtgagGGGATTCGGGGACAGGGGTGGGgccagggacagggtggggacagggatggggacagggacagggatggggacagggacagggatggggacaggggtggggacagggacagggacagggtggggacagggacaggggtggggacagggacagggtggggacaggggtggggacaggatgTGGAAGGGACGGGGACAGAGATGGTGACCCCGGGATGGGGACAAGGGTGGGGACAagggtggggacactgggatgggacagggatggggacactgggatgggacagggtgGTCCCGGTGCCACCCCGGTGCCACCCGgtctgtgcccagccaggggctgcGGCCGGACCTGGGGACCCGCGCTGGGATCCCGGGAACGGCGGCGGGAAAGGCGGAGCTGCGGCCGGAGCTCGGGGAGCGGGAGCGGCCGGGtgagcggcggggcgggagcgaGGGGGGCGACATTTACAGATGTTCAGTCCCATCGGGAATCCCCTGGGCGGGACATTTCCAGATGTTCAGTCCCATCGGGAATCCCCTGGGCAGCAGATTTCCAGATGTTCAGTCCCGTCCCATCGGGaattcccagcacaggagattTCCAGATATTCAGTCCCATCGGGAATCCCCTGGGCGGGACATTTACAGATGTTCAATCCCATCGGGAATCCCCTGGGCAGGAGATTTCCAGATGTTCAGTCCCATCGGGAATCCCCTGGGCGGGACATTTACAGATGTTCAGTCCCATCGGGAATCCCCTGGGCAGGAGATTTCCAGATGTTCAGTCCCTTTGAGAATTCCAGGGAGGAGCAGTACAGATGTTTTTTCCAGATGTCCAGTCCCattgggaattcccagttcaGGAGTTTTCCAGGTGTTCAATCCCATTGGTAATTCCCAGTGCAGGGGTTTCCCAGATGTTCAATTCCATCAGGAGTCCCCTGGGCAGGAAATTTCCAGATGTTCCATCCCATTGGGAATTCCCAGTGCAGGGGTTTCCCGGTCCCATCAGGAATTTCGGGAATCTCCTCAGGGCCCGTGGGGAGCCGGGACCAGCCGGATTTTGCCTTCGGATCCTATGAGCCCTCGGTGGCCTCAGGGAGCGAGAGGAGGCGGGGACGGAGGtacaggggaggggaggggaggggaggggaggggaggggaggggaggggaggggaggggaggggaggggaggggaggggaggggaggggaggggaggggaggggaggggaggggaggggaggggaggggaggggggatgTGCCACCCAGCCGtgcccccatgtccccagcatccccagtgcccccagtgtccccagtatctCCAGtatccccagcatccccagtgtccccagtgtccccagtatccccagtatccccattatccccagtgtccccagtgtccccagtatccccagtatccccagtatccccattgtccccagtatccccagtatccccagtacctcccagtatccccagtgtccccagtgtctcccagtgtccccagtatctCCCAGTATCtccagtatccccagtatctccagtatccccagtatccccagtgtccccagtgtccccagtgtccccagtgtccccagtgtccccagtatccccagtacctccagtatccccagtgtccccagtgtccccagtgtccccagtatccccagtatctccagtatccccagtatctccagtatccccagtatctcccagtgtccccagtgtccccagtatccccagtgtccccagtatccccagtaccTCCAGTCatcccccagtgtccccagtgtccccagtgtccccagtatccccagtatctccagtatccccagtatctccagtatccccagtatccccagtgtccccagtgtccccagtatccccagtgtccccagtatccccagtgtccccagtatcccccgtactgatcccatcccttccagtatccccagtgtccccagtttccccagtaTCCCAcgtatccccagtatccccagtgtccccagtatccccagtgtcccccagtgtccccagtatccccagtatccccagtgtccccagtatccccagtgtccccagtatctccagtatccccagtgtccccagtatccccagtgtccccagtgtccccagtatccccattatccccagtatccccagtgtccctctcCCCCAGGTTtccaggtgggagcagctcccgCCGTCCCTCCggggctgcctggctggggctgaagGACGAGGATTTCCTGGGACTGGGATCCAAGGACGAGGATTTCCCGGGATTGGGATCCAAGGACGAGGATTTCCTGGGACTGGGATCCAAGGACGAGGATTTCCCGGGACTGGGATCCAAGGATGAGGATTTCCCGGGATTGGGATCCAAGGATGAGGATTTCCCGGGACTTGTATCCAAGAATGAGGATTTCCCAGGATTGGGATCCAAGGACGAGCCTCACCTGGGCCCAGGTGtggataatgggataatggatGGTGGATGATTGGTAGTGGGATAAtggataatgggataatggatAATGGGAccaatgggatcaatgggataaTGGATAGTGGATAATGGATAATGGATAATTGGATAATTGAATCAATGGATAGTGGATAATGGGATAATTGCATAATGGGATAATGGATAATGGAATAATGGATAATGGATAATGGAATCAATGGGATAATGGATAATGGATAACACATaagggataatgggataatgggataatgggataatggtATAATGGataatgggatcaatgggataaTGGAATAGTGGATAATGGATAATGGataatgggatcaatgggataatgggataatggataatgggatcaatgggataaTGGGTAATAGATAATGGataatgggatcaatgggataaTGGATAATGGATAATCTGTAATGAATAATGGGATCAATGgaataatgggataatgggTAATGAATAATGGATAACGGGATCAATGGAATAATGGATAATGGATAATGGACAACAGATAATCCataatgaataatgaaaaatgggatcaatgggataatgggataatggataatgggatcaatgggataatgggataatgggatcaatgggataatgggatcaatgggatcaatggaaTAATGGGATAATGGATAATGAATAATGGataatgggatcaatgggataatgggatcaatgggataaTGGATAATGAATAATGGATAATGGGATCAATGGCATAATGGGATAATGAATAATGGataatgggatcaatgggataatggataatgggataatgggatcaatgggataatgggataataGAGAATTGGataatgggatcaatgggataaTAGATAAGGGGATCAATGGTATCAGTGGGGTCAGgggatgctgggctggcacaggtctGTCCCgttgctgctccccagccccactgacggattttcccatttccccagcggtgcaggaggtgccaggcccagccctgcccacccaggTGGGTGCCGGGAGGGATCAGCATTCCCAGGATCCTGGAATTCCTTGGGGAttggggggctgggagggatcagcattcccaggatcctggaattccctggggattggggggctgggcagggatcagcattcccaggatccaggaattccctggggattggggggctgggagggttcagcattcccaggatcctggaattccctggggattggggggctgggcagggatcaGCATTCCCAGGATCCCGGAATTCCCTGGGGACtggggggctgggcagggatcagcattcccaggatcctggaattccctggggattggggggctgggagggatcagcattcccaggatcctggaattccctggggattggggggctgggagggttcagcattcccaggatcctggaattccctggggattggggggctgggagggatcaGCATTCCCAGGATCCCGGAATTCCCTGGGGATtggggggctgggcagggatcagcattcccaggatcctggaattccctggggattggggggctgggagggatcagcattcccaggatcctggaattccctggggattggggggctgggagggatcagcattcccaggacaggggaattccctggggaattgggatttggggctctcCCAGGACAGGGGAATTCCCTGGGGATCCCCTGGGACTTGGGGCTCTCCCAGTGAGGGGAATTCCCGGGGatcccctgggatttggggctctcCCAGTGAGgggaattccctgggatccccagggatttgggggctcTCCCAGTGAGGGGAATTCCCGGGGatcccctgggatttggggctctcCCAGTGAGGGGAATTCCCTGGGGATCCCCTGGGATTGGGGGTCTCCCAGTGAGgggaattccctgggatccCCTGGGATTGGGGGACTCTCCCAGGACAGgggaattccctgggatcccctgggatttggggctttCCCAGGACAGGGGAATTCCCGGGGatcccctgggatttggggctctcCCAGGACAGgggaattccctgggatcccctgggatttggggctctcCCAGGACAGgatctccctcccagctccatccctgtcccctgcagggtcctgctccagcccagccccacctgcGGCGCCCCCGGGCTCTCCCGCCCTGGCTCTGCCCCgagcccccagcagctgccccagcccggaATCGCCAGCAGGACCCGGGAattctgccatcccagcaggatttgggaattctgccatcccagcaccagcagaacTCGGGAattctgccatcccagcaggatttgggaattctgccatcccagcaccagcaggaccCGGGAattctgccatcccagcaggactTGGGAATTCTGccatcccagcaccagcagaacTCGGGAattctgccatcccagcaggatttgggaattctgccatcccagcaggatttgggaattctgccatcccagcaccagcaggatccaggaattctgccatcccagcagaaCTCGGGAattctgccatcccagcaggaccagggaattctgccatcccagcaggatttgggaattctgccaTCCCAGCACCGGCAGGATCCAGGAATTCTCcaatcccatccatcccagcaggacTCAGGAAttttcccctcccagtcccagcaggatccaggaATTCTCCCAGGAATtctcccatcccaatcccagcagaatctgggaattctgccaTCCCAGGCCCAAAAGGATCCAGGAATTCTCCCAGGAATtctcccatcccaatcccagcaGAATCCGGGAATTttccaatcccagccccagcaggatccaggaattctcccctcccagccccaaaagGATCCAGGAattctcccctcccagccccattcccagacTCTCCAGTCccatcctggctctgggatCTCCCTGTGCAGCCTCCAGGCCcggctggaggagctggaaaaccAGGTGGGGCCCTGGGGGGGTTacctgggggtcacctgggggtcacctgggggaGTGAACTGGGGATGTCACCTGGAGATGTCAGCTGGGGGTGTTCTCACCTCTGGATGTCACCTGGGGGGGACCTGGTGCTGTCACCTGAGTTGGGGTAATCTGGGGGTCACCTaggggtcacctgggggtcacctggggcCGGTGCTTCTCCCCCAGGTGCGGACGctggagcgggagcgggagcagCAGGGGCGGCTGCTGGAGGATCTCCTGCACAACTCCCACAGGTAAGGGGgtctcacctgtgctcctgctcacctgtgctcctgctccttactcacctgtgctcctgttcacctgtgctcacctgtgctcctgctcacctgtgctcctgctccttactcacctgtgctcctgctcacctgtgctcctgttcacctgtgctcctgctcacctgtgctcctgctcacctgtgcttcctgctcctgctcacctgtgctcctgctccttactcacctgtgctcctgttcacctgtgctcacctgtgctcctgctcacctgtgctcctgctcacctgtgctcctgctcacctgtgctcctgctccttactcacctgtgctcctgctcacctgtgctcctgctcacctgtgctcacctgtgctcctgctcacctgtgctccctgctcacctgtgctcctgctcacctgtgctcctgctcacctgtgctcctgctccttactcacctgtgctcctgctcacctgtgctcacctgtgctcctgctcacctgtgctcctgctcacctgtgctcctgctccttactcacctgtgctcctgctcacctgtgctcctgctcacctgtgctcacctgtgctcctgctcacctgtgctccctgctccttactcacctgtgctcctgctccttaCTCACCTGTgttcctgctcacctgtgctcctgctcacctgtgctcctgctcacctgtgctcctgctccttaCTCACCTGtcctcctgctcacctgtgctcctgctcacctgtgctcacctgtgctcctgctcacctgtgctcctgctcacctgtgctcacctgtgctcctgctccttactcacctgtgctcctgctcacctgtgctcacctgtgctcctgctcacctgtgctcctgctcacctgtgctcctgctccttactcacctgtgctcctgctcacctgtgctcctgctcacctgtgctcctgctcacctgtgctcctgctccttactcacctgtgctcctgctcacctgtgctcctgctccttactcacctgtgctcctgctcacctgtgctcctgctcacctgtcctcctgctcacctgtgctcacctgtgctcctgctcacctgtgctcctgctcacctgtgcttcctgctcacctgtgcttcctgctcctgctcacctgtgctcctgctccttactcacctgtgctcctgctccttactcacctgtgctcctgctcacctgtgctcctgctcacctgtcctcctgctcacctgtgctcacctgtgctcctgctcacctgtgctcctgctcacctgtgctcacctgtgctcctgctcacctgtcctcctgctcacctgtcctcctgctcacctgtgctcacctgtgctcctgctcacctgtcctcctgctcacctgtgctcctgctcacctgtgctcacctgtgctcctgctcacctgtgctcctgctcacctgtgctcctgctccttactcacctgtgctcctgctcacctgtgctcctgctcacctgtgctcacctgtgctcctgctcacctgtgctcacctgtgctcctgctcacctgtgctcctgctcacctgtgctcacctgtgctcctgctcacctgtgctcctgctcacctgtgctcctgctcacctgtgctccatcctgggcaggagccagggaaaggtggaggagcagcaggagaaggagaaaatccCATCCTGGAGCCAGGACACGGCAGGGGATCATCCTGGATCCCGGgatcaccccaaaccccaggatcAGCCTGGATCCCAGGatcatcccaaaccccaggattatcccaaatcccaggatcAGCCTGGATCCCAGGatcatcccaaaccccaggattatcccaaaccccaggatcAGCCTGGATCCCAGGatcatcccaaaccccaggatcatcccaaaccccaggatcAGCCCAGGCCCCCGGAGTGGGAGGAGCAGCTCACAGGTAAAtcccctctgctccatcccaggggaTCCAGACAGATCCcagggagccctgggctggggctgggagcacgGGGGGGTTTCACTGTGGGATTTCTGtatcctgggatgggatgggatgggatggggcacaAACAGGGGCTGtttccctgggatgggatgggatgggatgggatgggatgggatgggatgggatgggatgggatgggatgggatgggatgggatgggatggggcacaAACAGGGGCTGTCCCcccgggatgggatgggatgggatgagatgggatgggatgggatgggatgggatgggatgggatggggcacGAACAGGGGCTGTTtccccctgggatgggatgggatgggatgggatgggatgggatgggatgggatgggatgggatgggatggggcacaAACAGGGGCTGTCCCCCCCGgaccccctcccagcccctgccccgtCCCCAGCGCTGCAGCAGCGCCTCTGCCGGCAGCAGCGGGAGCAGCAGCGGCTGCAGGAGGCCGTggccagcctggagagcagcctggggcagcgggagcagctcctggagcaggtggggctgagccctggccgGGTTCCTgcttgtgtccctgtgtccctgtgtccctgtcctgtgtccatatcccagagctgtgtctgtgtgtctgtgtcccctgcccatgtccctgtgtccatgtcCACATCTGTGTGTCCATATCccctgcctgtgtctgtgtccctgtccctgtccctttcactgtcactgtccctctccctgtcctgcccttgTCTCATCCCTGtcacatccccatccctgtccctgttcttatcccatgtcccctgtcactgtccctgtcccctccctgtctcTATCCTGTGTcccccatccccttccctgtcccctccctgtcctgtccttgtctcatccctgtccctgttcttaTCCCATGTCCTCTGTCACTGTGCCtatcccctccccatccctgtcccatccctgtcccctccctgtccctgtcccctccctgtcccgctgtcccctccctgtcccactgtcccctcctgtcccgCCCCCAGGAGCGCCGCCGTGCCGCCGCCGAGCGCTGCCGGGCGGATTCGCTGCGGGAGGCGCTGGAGGAGCAGCGCCGGCTCTCGGCCCAGCTGCTGGCCATGGAGCGGGCGGCGCTGGCCGAGGCCAAGGTGAGCGGGGAACGGgctgcaggtgtgctggggaacgggctgcaggtgtgctgggggcaggggggctgcaggtgtgctggggaacgggctgcaggtgtgctggggaacgggctgcaggtgtgctgggggcaggggggctgcaggtgtgctgggggcagggggggctgcaggtgataccagctccaggtgtgctgggggcaggggggctgcaggtgaacaGGTGATaccagctccaggtgtgctgggggcaggggggctgcaggtgaacaGGTGATaccagctccaggtgtgctgggggcaggggggctgcaggtgaacaGGTGATCAtcagctccaggtgtgctggggatagggggggctgcaggtgagcaggacacggctccaggtgtgctgggggcaggggggctgcaggtgaacaGGTGATaccagctccaggtgtgctgggagcaggaggggctgcaggtgaacaGGTGATaccagctccaggtgtgctgggggcaggggggctgcaggtgaacaGGTGATACCAGCTCCAGGtgatgctgggagcagggaggggatgctgtAGGTAACCAtcagctccaggtgtgctgggggcaggaggggctgcaggtgagcagggaatCGCTCTGGATTCCCCTGGAATTCCGGGTGGGGGCCTGGTCCCACtctgggagtgactgggatgGGGCGTGGAGCCGACTGGGGGAgactgggagggaaaagggacTTGGAACCAGGTGGGTGGGACCTGGAAGGGGCTTGGGACCAGCTGGGTGGGAGTTGGGGTGGGAAGAGGGCTCAGAACCggccagggatgggaaaagggatcaGAActtgccagggatggggaaagggatCAGaacctgccagggatgggaagaGGGCTCAGaacctgccagggatgggaaaagggatcagaacctgccagggatgggaaaagggcTCAGaacctgccagggatgggaa
This sequence is a window from Oenanthe melanoleuca isolate GR-GAL-2019-014 chromosome 25, OMel1.0, whole genome shotgun sequence. Protein-coding genes within it:
- the FBF1 gene encoding LOW QUALITY PROTEIN: fas-binding factor 1 (The sequence of the model RefSeq protein was modified relative to this genomic sequence to represent the inferred CDS: inserted 1 base in 1 codon) codes for the protein MRGTRSDQALARAAPSLWRCAGQPRCYGRGGPSLIAVRGQPRRYGNGGFPIRRYAGQPRCYSSGGLPEGXAVWRRPWPARCRVRVAGQPRDPRRERRERERSAEHRAPGMAGMADGPGRAGAARARSRLPDPIEDVLGDLLGFDEPPPAPRSRGSRAPFPQVSPRGGLDGDSGGKFPTESEEGAQEHLEHLDGLEELEELDELDAEILGMARARKGTGKGMGKDPKFPLEKPFLQEEPGCPSAAPPRPDVTFGDDVDALVDSLGLGSGSDGAGNAPGAAGQGQGLRPDLGTRAGIPGTAAGKAELRPELGERERPGPVGSRDQPDFAFGSYEPSVASGSERRRGRRFPGGSSSRRPSGAAWLGLKDEDFLGLGSKDEDFPGLGSKDEDFLGLGSKDEDFPGLGSKDEDFPGLGSKDEDFPGLVSKNEDFPGLGSKDEPHLGPAVQEVPGPALPTQGPAPAQPHLRRPRALPPWLCPEPPAAAPARNRQQDPGILPSQQDLGILPSQHQQNSGILPSQQDLGILPSQHQQDPGILPSQQDLGILPSQHQQNSGILPSQQDLGILPSQQDLGILPSQHQQDPGILPSQQNSGILPSHQQDSGIFPSQSQQDPGILPGILPSQSQQNLGILPSQAQKDPGILPGILPSQSQQNPGIFQSQPQQDPGILPSQPQKDPGILPSQPHSQTLQSHPGSGISLCSLQARLEELENQVRTLEREREQQGRLLEDLLHNSHRSQGKVEEQQEKEKIPSWSQDTAGDHPGSRDHPKPQDQPGSQAALQQRLCRQQREQQRLQEAVASLESSLGQREQLLEQERRRAAAERCRADSLREALEEQRRLSAQLLAMERAALAEAKGSWLDEQQAELRERSGERRRLAAAWAELRTRERLSRERHEQDRERALAADEALRSLAKEQAELKFRSRELRSKEEQLERDREELEEAWRELRLHREKVLRAQQRLREREGQVQALAQQGQLALQEARGAQAQQQQRLQELQEQQERLGQQEQRLQQDRLGLARQQEQLQQLRDELSPVTITGLAPPVPPLLLPPLGRVLGGSGDPPGSAALYGHVLLLKQRARRDHDFLENERLFLESLKKGP